The genomic segment GCAAAAGCAAGTTTATTCTACAAAGCATTTATTTAAATACACATGTAAACCGCATTAGATATACCAGATGACTGAAAATGATCCAAAATAAAAAGTTTATATAACTacacatttacaaaaaaaaaatggttgaccAGATATTTGCTTCACAGAACAAAAGATGTACATCTGCAATTCTTCCACAGTCTATCAGGATCTCTCCATGGCTATAAATTATCGGTGTCATGTGGCGAGCCGAATAAATGACGCGTCCACTTTGTCTTCAAGAAATCCCACTGTATTGTTATGTTCTCCCTTAGTCCGATGTTCACACGGCCCTTCTTATACGCCATTATAAAGTAGTGATCAGCGGGGATTTAACCATTTTATTCCTGATCGAGATCCTTTATCCTTATCCTTGACGCTGTGCCCATCTCCCGAAGCCATTTCAAGATCTAAGAGCAAAAAAGAAATAGAGTTTAATGAAATTTAATGAAATTGCTTATACCACCCATAAAGGATTGTGCAATTTGGATAATACTTGGGAAGAAAACATATAGTTATGAGTCCATAGGCATCAATAATTGGTCAAATGGGGTCAACAGGCTCACAAATACAGAGGACTCGGAGCTGTACCATCCAATCGGAAGTCTGTGGACCAGTCTGTAGAATCCACAGTTCTTAAAATAACTCTCCACCCTTGAACACCATTTATTTCACATCTCAAAAGATCCTAATTCTGTGCTCCATTTTTCTGCTACAGAGCTCTTTTTATGAGTAAAAtagagatgacctatcctcaggataggttaccaATATCTAAACAGTGGGGTCCAACTTCAACATGATAAGTTATTTGAAAAGGCCATGGAGTTCCATTGAGAGCTGTGGCCACTGATGTCACGTTCCTTGATCATGTGAACTTGGTATATCTCAGTTTCAAgtaaatgggcctgggctgcaatatcaAGGACAGCCACTATACAGAATATGGTGCTGTGCTCTTCCGAGCGCTGTagccacttcaaacagctgattggctggggtatCATAAGTCAGGCgtggactgagaacttaaagtggccctggaaaatatagttaaagtggccccatgttgttggCGGAGCCAACACAAGTAAGAGGGACAACAGATGTAGGCAGTGCCAGCAAcaccgtagtgcagcacaaaatattgccccaagcagaaccaaataccacagagcaacaCTAAATTCTGCAGTATTTTGCAGTATTTGACTGTATTACTATCCTATATATGGCGATACAGTTTAATTCAGGAAGGATCCTGAGACCACCCGccgggtgcataagtacctgatattCTTAGCATTCATTAATTCTGACAGCATCAGATTGTTACTTGGTCAGCATCCATGAGGAGCGCTTGTGCGCCCCCCTGGACATCGTCCCACTGGCCAGTTCACCTCTGCCAGAAGTCATACCCacacccatctgatattgatgtaggACATCAAACTTGTACTCCCGGAAAAACTATTTTAAAGGGATATTTCAAGACCTCaaaaaatgtacagtacagaccaaaagtttggacacaccttctcattcaaagagtttaaaattgtagattcacactgaaggcatcaaaactatgaattaacacatgtggaattatatacataacaaacaagtgtgaaacaacagaaaatatgtcatattctaggttcttcaaagtagccaccttttgctttgattactgctttgcacactcttggcattctcttgatgagcttcaaaaggtagtcccctgaaatggttttcacttcccaggtgtgccctttcaggtttaataagtgggatttcttgccttataaatggggttgggaccatcagttgcgttgaggagaagtcaggtggatacacagctgatagtcctactgaatagactgttagaatttgtattatggcaagaaaaaagcagctaagtaaagaaaaacgagtggccatcattactttaagaaatgaaggtcagtcagtcagccgaaaaattgggaaaactttgaaagtaagggctatttgaccatgaaggagagtgatggggtgctgggccagatgacctggcctccacagtcaccggacctgaacccaatcgagatggtttggggtgagctggaccgcagagtgaaggcaaaagggccaacaagtgctaagcatctctgggaactccttcaagactgttggaagaccatttcaggggactacctcttgaagctcatcaagagaatgccaagagtgtgcaaagcagtaatcaaagcaaaaggtggctactttgaagaacctagaatatgacatattttcagttgtttcacacttgtttgttatgtatataattccacatgtgttaattcatagttttgatgccttcatagtcatgaaaataaagaaaactctttgaatgagaaggtgtgtccaaacttttgttctgtactgtatgtaatattAGGAAGTGCGTGAGTGTGTGAGCCcccgcttttacagcgatgccgcttCAATGCTCCACTGGATCAAACAGGCGTGTGAGCTTTCTTTATATTAGCACTGTCTCTAATTACACAAAGGCGCTTACTGCTTCGAACATTAAACTCAATAATAAAACATTATGAGGTTATCTccttatctccctctagtggcagctacAGGCAGACATTATTTTATCACTTAACTAAATTTATGCATTAGGACttagagctctgtatcagaaaaaatgGACCTTTGACCACTATAAAGATGTATGATAAAATTAATCAGCACGGATTATGGGATCAAAAAACAACATGAAGACAAAAGGTGGTCATTCACTTTAAGGTTGTTTCCTCCTTCTTATTATTTAACAGACTGATATCTCAAGACTGGTGCCTGCTGTAGGAGGCctgtaatttatgatgaggtataGGCCTTTGTCTTATCCTTAGACAGTATGTTTACCTACTTTATTACAAAAGGCCATCAATCTTACTTTCAGCACTCATCTATTTGAATGGTCTGTAGTGCTTCATTCATTCATCACCCTTTCAGTATTTACTTATGTAAAATATTTGGAGGGACCTGACTGTTTTGCCTCAGGCCGACTGCAAGTAACTTTTCCCTATAGATACAATGGGGTTCTCAAGGACTGCCAAGGTAAATTTATAAGCAAAACTAGCCCACATTCCAGTTATCATTTTGCTACTGCAGGTTAAAAACAGGGGCGGAGTGGGAACTTAAATTGGCTCTGGACAAAAGACCTAAAagtagccccatgttgtaggtgggtccaaactcaCAGAAGGTAAGACAACACAAGTAGTCAGGCCCAACACGTGGGCAGGGTGAGCCCAGCAATACTGTAGCACAATAAAATACCGCCTCAACAGAAACAAATACCAGAGTGTAGCACACAATAGTGCCACCCGGGCCACAGTATAAAACTGTATTATCGTCCTGAGGAAGGCAATACtgatgaattcaggagggcacctgcggccacTGGACAGGTGCATAAGTATCtcatgctcctacattaattaatgctgagagcatcagatctttatgtatctGGCTGGTGGCCAAGAGAAGGACTTTGCTGGTCGTTTGGGCATTGGTccgccaggaaatttccctgtagggtctatggacaGTCCACCCTTGGTTAGAAATCATGAGAAGTGATCTGATATTatagtatccagtatattgtacagGGAACATACCAGAGGATGAAGAGGGTCTTCGTTTGTCTGCAGGTCTGGTTCCGGTCAGTTGGAAAAAAGGAAATTTCAAGCATTTTCCTGTCACGCGATCACATATTCCAGACGGGCAGTTGCAGGTTCCTCTGCAGTCCATCCCGTAGGTGCCATATGGACATTCTGTAATACAGCAAGATGGAAGGAAGAGTGTTACAGTGTGTAGCAAATTAATTTGTTCCAATGGCACACAGGTAGGTTGTTTAGAGGAGTCATGAGCACTCAGGTTACAAGGATCTCCACCGTGTGGCAGGTGATACAACAACATACGCGTTTTAGTATGAAGGGCTTTCGTAGTATAGTTTCTCAGAGAGTTCAGTAACATCTAATGTGGTAGATGTTACACATTACAGAGGTGTTTCATCCAATATTCCCAGACTCATATATGATATTACTGCCTAGTTATTTCATTgtactcacttatatagtgccTCCATATTCCGCACAGCTTTGCAGGCTTTTGTCACTTGTTGTCCCCAGGGGGCTCACAATCTATATTGTTATGTACATGCCTTTATAACTAGGCAAGCTTGGAAGGATTTGGGTTTGTATCTTATCTTACACTACAAAACATCCTGATGATTGATTCCTACAGATATGATCATAGTTTCAATGAATGAATGTAATCTGTACATTTAGGTATAGGTTATAttttagttatattactgtagacAATGTGATAGATACAGTGGatagcgatagatagatagatagataatagataagagatgatagatacatagatagatagagagaaggTAAGTAGACACTCTAGattataatacagtatattatttAGCAATGTTTCTGTCTAAGAACTTTGAGAATGCAATTCTATCACCGTCAGGCGAGCGGCTGCTTAATTTAGGCAAGATTTATCTGTGTCATGAATCAACAATGTGCTGCATTCAGAAGAGAACAGATGAGGGGGACAAGAGAGATATGGAAATAATTAAAAAGGTTCATTTTCTTGGAACTGAAGATCAGGTTAGTCATCTGGCCCAGCTCTTCATTCCTCACATCCTCCGAGGCTGTCACCAGGACCTCTGTCCTGACAGCTAAACCCACAGAATATTTCATTTCGTTTTCTATAAAGAGTTGGCTTGTGAAAATAAAGAATCCTGACTAACAAAAAGTTACCGTATTTATGTGCAGTGGATACAAAATGTCTTTTGTACAAATACACAATATAAAGGACTATCACAACGTATGGACTCTGCCGTAGAAACAATGACTCATTAGAATGTCACTTTTGAAGTACTTCCTTAGTCCGGATAATATAGCGGTCATTAGTCTAATAGTTGGCTGCGTTCACTTTCTTATTAGAAAAGCATTTTATAAAATTTCATATCTATCTGTATTTCTgtttatttatctcatatctatctatctatctatctatctatctattatctatctatctatctatctatctatcatctatctatctatctactgcatctatcatctatctatctatctatctatctatctatctatctattatctatctatcttctatctatctatctatctatcatctatctatctatctattatctattatctatctatcttctatctatttatctatcatctatctatctatctatctatctatctatctatctatctatctatctatctatctatctattatctatctatcttctatctatctatcattcatctatctatctatctatctattatctatctatcttctatctatctatcatctatctatcttctatctatctatcatctatctatctatctatctatctatctatctatcttgctatctgtctacctcatatctatctaatatctatcacaatatactgtatcagtgttttgtcagtgatttccatcagttattgtgagccaaaccaggtgtgggtcaaaaacacagaactggTGGAAATCTTTCCGTTATGCCTCCTTACCTCTGTgcagcctccactcctggttttggctcacaatcactgatggaaatcactgaccaaacactgacatgtgaaagtggcctaggaTGTCTTGAGAACTGGTAAACCAGCTGAAGATGTTTTTAGCAAAATCTTGCCAGTGCAGTCAACAAGATATATTGGTGAGCGGTCCTATTCTGTTATGTACAGTATTTATATAGCAGAAGAGCTGAATTTGTTCTGAACTGTAGTTCAGTAGGCTGTGATAAATATTCTATCTaaaaaacgaggcagcactccgACATCAGGTGAAAAGGTAATGATGACCCAatttattcccaggcaacgtttcagcccactcaatgaggcctttatctatatctatctatctataagatGTCGGGCTCTGCTACACCTCTGTCATTACTGTATTTCCATCTGTCCATCTAAAATCTATCAGCGCTATCTTGGTCTGACTTTCATGTAATGTGTGAGTACTGTACACCGGGATGCTGTCAGGGTTACAGATATCAAGGTCTTACACCTATCGGTATATTAtaagtctgtgaaggttctcatttatccaggtcatggtatatctgtaaataataaatcaagtccagttgccttgatttattctttacagatatacctatATTATAAGTTTTCTCTAATTAAAGCTTGCACTTCATCATGATAATATAATACAAtctgaaggaaatatttctataatCACCAAATGTAATATGCAGTTTACATTTAGAAAATGAGGAACTGCTGTTAcctggaaaccatcagcaagcggCCATTAATAAAGCTTATAACTGTACTATAAACCTATACTTTATAAACATATACTATAGTAAATCAGAGATATAGTCATTCACATCCAGGTACAATTCTGCATTCACAATATTAAATGCGGACACATCATATGAATACCAGATCTGTTAACAGGAGCTTGCTATTGGGTCCCAGATAGAAACAGAAGTATTTGATATTTACAGATCACTGATGTAAGTTATTACTACTGATATTAAAATGTTGGTGGAGGACATCAGTATATGCCCTGTATAGGATACACGTATATACCCCACTCCAGTCATCTGCTCCATGCATCATATTCTATGCTCTCTGTATTCATGACTTGTGGTTATGTGGCTTTACATGACTGGAACTAGTCTTCTTTGATATCAGTCTAGTGCGGCTTTTATCTGGAAAGCACAGGGAGGTGTTTTATTTAAGGctgcatctaatatctatctaatatctatctatccatctatctaatatctatctatccatctatctaatatctatctatctatctatctatctatctatctatctatctatctaatatctatctatctaatatctatctattatctatctatctatctcatatctatctatctatctatttattatctatctatctatctatctatctattagaagtaaaaaatagccagcagcactccaggaaatcaaaggcaaacggtggtttattagacccaaagtcaagcgacgtttcgacagcttgttgctgtctttgtcaagcatagtatgcttgacaaagacagcaacaagctgtcgaaacgtcgcttgactttgggtctaataaaccaccgtttgcctttgatttcctggagtgctgctggctattttttACTTCTAGCTTattggacctaggtgctggtccaTATCTGCCGGACGTGCACCCCTTGTTCATACAGTGTGCTGCCTTCTCATCTTTTCaagttttatctatctattattttatctatctgtctatctatctattatctatctattatctatctattatctatctgttatctatctatccatctaccgtatctatctatctatctatctatctatctatctatctatctatctatctatctatccatctacctatctactgtatctatctatctactgtatctatctattatcaatctatctatcatcCTAATAGCTACCTATAAATCTTCTCTTGTACAATATATATGGCATTACTGCAAGTTTTTGAGTATACACATTTTTTGGTCCAACTAGACAAAGTATACAAAATATTCATACAGTAGTTAGGCAATGGTAAAAACAAGTGTTTTCAATCAACCAACACGAATATCTGTTCACATGATCTTCAACACAAAATAAATGAACTTCAAAAATGAATATAAGGGGAGCTATCTATCGGTCTGTCATGTGGGTATTGTCCTGTTGCACCTGAATCCAAGAAGCAATCATCTTCTTCATGTATGTCCTACCTTATTATGTAATCCATCATATGTGTTGTTATACTTTTATACCTGTTCCGCGTTCTTTTTGACTAttaagagtgtttgtaagatgtaTATAGATGGATATACAGACAGAccaatatgggatagatagatagatagatagattatagatagagacAGATTATATCTATATACACTGGCAATATATGAATAAACTGTATAATTATACTAGAATTGCTTGAAAACTCTGTCAGAACTATACAAGGAAAgtgatattttttctttttttttttttttgcatttacgACACTAATAAATGTATTAATGTAGCAGAACTGAGTTTGCTATGAGGCATAGGCCATCTTGATGTCACAACATGTTTCacatagggctgcagtaaacctaCTAGTCAGGCAGTTGTCACAGATCATAAAAGATGCAAAATAACacgttcagctctgctacacctggTGACGGTTCTGTAGTTGTTGCTAATGTCTTCCTCCTACAGATTTGACCCTTAATGGGGCACAAAGCTGATTCCAAAAGTAATTCACATTAATTATAACCATGAAATGATTGCACACAATGTTAGAACTGGAAATAATGCAACATTTGGTTCATTAGCAATTGCCTAAAATGTGATTATTACCTCTGCATATTCCAAACTCATCTCCAAAATCATCCTCTTCTGTCAAAAAATGGCATTTCAGTCCAGGCCCACATTTAACACCATCCATGCCAGACACAGTCCGGTAGCAAGTTTCCCCAGCGGCTGCAGCACAGACCCTGCAGCAGCCGCAGTCGTCCAGCACGGTCCGCTTGCACCTTATGGTGCTCTTGCACTCATTGCTGTCGCAGCGTTCTGGGCAGTCCACTGCGTACTGGGCATTCCAAGCTGTGCCAAGGTGCACGTTCATCAAGAGAGAGGCGACCAGGATGCAGCACTTCATATCTGCACACAGGGTGGACTGGGCACTGAGCTTCAGCTGACGACAGGAACAGATCCAAAGTAGTAGCTGAGCATCAACCTACAAATTTAGCAGCTttatacattgtcttcccacaggCTTGTCAGTCGTCAGCTTCCTCAATCCGGCAGTGCTGTCCTACTGCCAGCCTCCCTTCTTTTTACTTCATGAGATCCAGGATGGAGGCTGGATTaacaagctgctgctgccatccagGAATTCAAAAGCCTGAGTTgatgtcatttgttttgtttagatagctgattttttttttgtgtcagtttttttATTCTTACAAGCTCTGGTCAAAGTACCCAAAATATCAACGTGACTTACAGAAGGATGAGAGAAATGGAAGACTATAGCAGAAGTAACTTTTTTCCTTTCTCATGATACTTTTCAAAAATATTCTGGGTCATAACATAAAGGGATTTTCTAGCTTTCACACATTTTTCACACATGGGTCACGGCTgtggccagttattggctgcaatgACTCTCGTGACCCCTGTCCATTCTCGGAGTTGACAAGCTGGAACCAGAGAGTTAGGAACTAAAGGAACCACAACCAAaaggtggggagcaggtaactaTGCTTCCCTTTACTGGTCCGGCGAAGACTGGGCTGTCCACATATTTgtgaaagctggacaacccctttaagggtgactTAAATATTGAAACCTATCCTCTCGGTAAATCATCAATATCTGGTCGGTATGGGTTCTGCAATACAAAGCACAACAATAATACCATTTACGGCACTGTTCTTGGTTTACTATGAAGTGACCACAGCACTTGTGTGAGCACTACAACCCCTTAAATC from the Bufo bufo chromosome 2, aBufBuf1.1, whole genome shotgun sequence genome contains:
- the ESM1 gene encoding endothelial cell-specific molecule 1, whose translation is MKCCILVASLLMNVHLGTAWNAQYAVDCPERCDSNECKSTIRCKRTVLDDCGCCRVCAAAAGETCYRTVSGMDGVKCGPGLKCHFLTEEDDFGDEFGICRECPYGTYGMDCRGTCNCPSGICDRVTGKCLKFPFFQLTGTRPADKRRPSSSSDLEMASGDGHSVKDKDKGSRSGIKWLNPR